Genomic segment of Oncorhynchus keta strain PuntledgeMale-10-30-2019 chromosome 12, Oket_V2, whole genome shotgun sequence:
TTTTTAAAGTAAAGTGTTGGATTATTGAAGAATGCATCTTGCCACCTGTTGCATTTTTCTTTCTTGGATGTgagaaattaagaatttgttggTTGCTTAGTAACATGTTTGTCAACAGAGCTGTACTTTTGAATAAACCAGTGTCTTGTTAACATTCATTACagaacgttcagatagaaatgtcCATGTTACTGCCAACATATAGAATAATTTTAGAAAAGTTGCAGCTGGATAATAACTAAATGGGTTGGACCATAtaagctcccgagtggcgcagcatctcagtgcaagaggcttcactacggtccctggttcgaatccaggctatcACATCaggatgtgattgggagtcccatagggtggcgcacaattggcccagcgtcatcccgGGTTTGGCCGtccattgtaaataacaatttgttcttaactgacttgcctagttaaggtaacatttttaaaaaagcaaCATCCGGACAGTTTATTTAATCGCGATTTACAAAAGCCATGATCAAATCCACGAGTAACATGTGGATGTGCAATGTGCTTCTAAATGTTTCAAAAACTCCTGTCAGAATCTGAGATGCTTTAACAGAGGGCTCTTCACACATGCATTTTATTTCTACATAGAATTTGTAACATTACATAGCAATGAGGAAAGTGAATTCAAACCAAAGGATGGTTCCTCCATACAATAACAGGAGTTGAAAGGTGTTTGGTTAATGTTTCGACTAAGTTTCACATCTACATGTGGGTAACATTAATGTAGAATGTAACAATCAGCACTCCAGACAGATGGGATAAAACAGAAGACCATCACAGGTTGTGATGAAAAAATTCAAACCAGGGGTCCTGGTTTCAAAAGAAGCCAGTAGCACACTGTAGGGCACAACATTCTGGAAGTTTCAGAAATATAGTGTGTAGATCATCCTCTGTCAATTAGATGAAGGAATCATGTCTAGTCTATACATCTGCAACATGAGTCAATCGTTGCATCCTCATGAGCACAACCCAGATGTACTGAAGCTGCAGAAAAGTGCATGCAAGACACTCCACAAAACAGGTGGGAGAAAGATTTCATATAACACTTTAGATATTTCCCACCACAGCTACTACAATATCccctacccacccacccaacaTAAATAGCTTTTTCACTCAACTGCACTATTTAACCAATGTCAATAATAGCTGAACTCAGCCCACTACCGGTGTCATTTCAAGACCTGATGCTGCATTACTACATGAAATCATCACAAGTCAAGTGCATTGGTACCAATGAAGAAAATCTACAACATGGAGTTTCGCCATGAACTGAATCTCATCTGATCTGCATTGAGGCAATATGGGAATGTGTAGTCTTATAAGCAGGTTAGTTTAGTAAGCTTGAGGGAATCCCTATAACCTGGCCCTGTTAGCATACCCAGGATAGACCAGAGTACAAAGCATTACGACTAATGATGGATTCACTGGCTGTGGGTAAGAAGCTTATCTGCAGGTTAGGGGTGAGAAGGGTAGAACGGCTATAGGATGTAGGGCTAAGGCCTTAGACTAGGGCCTTGGTATGGGGTGAAAGACTAGGGCCTTAGTATGGGGTGAAATGTAGGGCTAGGGCCTTAGTATGGGGTGAAAGGTATGGGATGTAGGGCTAGGGCCTTGGTATGGGGTGAAATGTAGGGCTAGGGCCTTGGTATGGGGTGAAATGTAGGGCTAGGGCCTTAGTATGGGGTGAAAGGTATGGGATGTAGGGTAGAACTGAAAGGTATGGGATGAGACTTTGGTAGGACTGGTCTTTAGGGTATGGGTTGGACTGGGTCTACCATAAGCCAATCATCAGGTAAAAGGTTTAGGTAGATGTGACTGGTGCAGGTCTATGGTGGACATGTCTTTAGGGTGTGGATGGTTTAAGAAGATCGTTCTGGGATCTATGGTAAGGGGTTTTACTTGGTAACAGAAGTCAGTCATCAGGGGAGGTCTAGGCCACGTCCAGTACACCTGCAGCAAGGGGAGGTCTAGGCCACGTCCAGTACACCTGCAGCAAGGGGAGGTCTAGGCCACGTCCAGTACACCTGCAGCAAGGGGAGGTCTAGGCCACGTCCAGTACACCTGCAGCAAGGGGAGGTCTAGGCCACGTCCAGTACCCCTGCAGCAAGGGGAGGTCTAGGCCACGTCCAGTACACCTGCAGCAAGGGGAGGTCTAGGCCACGTCCAGTACACCTGCAGCAAGGGGAGGTCTAGGCCACGTCCAGTACACCTGCAGCAAGGGGAGGTCTAGGCCACGTCCAGTACACCTGCAGCCACCAGCTGTCGGGACAGCCAGTCCAGGCCCTCGTGGAGCCCCATGCCACTGCGGGCGTCACATCCCTGGATGTGCCAGCTCCTCCCACAGCACAGCTTATGGAGACTCAGCAGCTCCGTCATCTCCTCCACCGACACAGCCCCAGGGACATCCTGCAGGAAGGGATAAACAAGTCAATGGTCACGTCAGCCAATCaacatttgagtaatttaacAGACACgcttatccagagctacttacaGGAGCagttaggggcagcaggtagcctagtgtaatCATTAGGACtggtaaccaaaaggttgcaagatcgaatccccgagctgacaaggtacaaatctgtcattctgcccctgaacaaggcagttagcccactgttcctaggccatcattgaaaataagaatttgttcttaactgacttgcctagttaaataaaggtgtaaaaataaAAGTGCCTTGCTCAGACAGATTTTTTACCTAGTAGTCTCAGACACATCAATGTGCGTGTGTATACCTGTTTCTTGGACCaaggggttgtgtgtgtgcgtacctgtTTGTTGGCGAAGATGAGCAGCAGGGCGTCTCTCAGCTCCTTCTCTGTCAGAAGTTTGGCCAGTTCACTGTGGGCCTCCATCAGCCTATCCCTGTGACAGCTGTCAATCACAAACACCACCGCTGAAGAgcgaaaggagagagaaaaaataagTCTCTTCACCCAAATCATCCTGATAACACTTTACAATTCTCTTTTCAAAATCTGTACATTTGTCATAGTTAGATatacaatgagtgtacaaaacattaggaacacctgctctttccatgagagactgaccaggtgaatccaggtgaaagctatgatcccttattgatgtcacctgttaaatccacttcaatcagtgtagatgaaggggaggagacatgttaaagaaggagttttaagccttgagagaattgagacatggattgtttgtatgtgtcattcagagggtgaatgggcaagacaaaaaaaatGGAAGTGCCTTTGAATGTGGTAAGAAccgcaacgctgctgggtttttcacactcaacggtttcccatgtgtatcaattGTCTGTTacccaaaggacacccagccaacttgaaacaactgtgggaagcatcgtAGTCAacctgggccagcatccctgtggaacagttgacaccttgtagagtccatgccctgacgaattgaggctgttctgagttctgagggcaactcaatagtaggaaggtgttcctaatgtttagtatacagtacatgttagggAAGCAGGTAATATGGCAGAAAGAGGTAAACAGATACCTTGTGTGTTCAGGTAATAGTGCTTCCATAGAGGCCGTAGCTTATGTTTCCCACCAACGTCCCAGATGGTGAACTTGAGATTCTTATACTCCACTGTCTCCACATTAAAACCTACAGATGACAAGGAGGAGTGGCTCATGGCTATTCAATTCATGTACATTTTAATGACTGACACTGTTGTGGGTTTACCTATGGTAGGGATGGGCTGCATAAACTCGTCCTGTTTCAGCTTGAAGAGGATGGTGGTTTTCCCTGCACTATCCAGTCCCAGGGTCACCACCCGGATCTCCATCTTAGGGCCGATGTGGACCCGGTTGTCCTGGAACAGAGAAAACAATGTAGTCTAAATGAAGTTACTAATTGTTTTTCAATGGAGTGTATGACGTTCTGTAGTCctacagagtagagcagagtgcTGTACCTTGGTGAAGGTGACGGGGATACCGGCGTCTAGCTGGATGTGGTCGGCCAGCTCAGTGAACTGCTGCTGCTGTTTCTGCAGAGTCTCCAACAGTCTGTTGATCTCCTGCTTGGCCAGGACCACTCTGCAgtcatcctacagagagagacagggaagacatcagtcaggactTAGGAAAATCACATTTGTAAATGTCCTATCTGATTTCAGACCATACAAAAGTCCTTAGGAAGACCTTAGTGGTTCTTATTGAAAAAGAGGGTACCATCCAGTGCAAGCAGAAATGACATTCCTACAGTGTGCTCTAGAGATGTTATCCCCACCAGTGGCCCATTTGGCTCCTACCTGCTGCAGTGTCTTCTCGCAGTGCAGGCAGGCTGTGGAGACCTGGGACAGTAGGATGGTCATGTCTTCCTGCTGTTGCCGGAGCCAAATGAGCCTTTCCCTGACATGTGCGTCCACTACACTGAGCGCCATCTCCTCCTGTCTGCACAGCGTCTCGTGGAGGTCGGCGAAGTAGGCCCGTACGCAGGACCGCGCGCTCTCTGCCGTGCCTGGGACCTGGGGAATACACACAGACGACAGTCCATCAGGAATACACAGATTACACACCGCATCATGAAATATACACTATAATAAACCATAAGCAATGTTATGACTTTTTGGAAGGAAATACAATGATGTTTCCCAGGACTTTGAGATGTAGCTACCGTAATTTGCAAACACAGTAACTGCTTTATAACGATTATACCTCAATTACATTTGAATAGCCTATCTATCCACTTTGAAATCTAAAGTTAATCTGTTGTTTTGTATGCAAAAAGTTGTTATCCACAGCCAGCTGTTCTTACATGCTCGGTGTGTGCCATGCCGATGCCATCCTCCACTATCCGTTCTCCTCCCTCAATCTGCTGTACGATCCCAACCAGCTTCCTGGAATACTCCGACACCTCCTCTGTGAACGTCCGGATACAGTGGGCCATGTCCAGGATAGACGCACGGATCTGATTGGCTTCTGCCTCCAGAACCGCATGCTACAGGAAGGAAGCAATCAGCAAGGAGAAATTAACACAATCCTCattagtatcgtggcaaggaaacaaaacacgaagCGTATTCAACTTCTTTatgaaaacagccctaatgttgaaaacaaacaaatattatgttgtcatccagagtcacgtttatttatttagctacaatatagcacacaatatttgaCATCCaacaggtttttaaaggaccaacgAGTTTGGTCTGCTTTCTATTTTTGCCATGGACAAAATATTGCGATACTGGGATCGTCACAGCTCTAAATCACACCAGCTGAACTACCAACCAGTACAACGACAAGTGACCATTCATTTAGCTATTCCGATTTGCTTGTTGTCTCTAGTGCTGCTAGAAACGTTGCTTCAGTGATTGACCTatcagtcagtcaataaataaataaatacagcaaCCAGTGAGGCTACTCCCAGCTGACTCGTCCTCCTCCGCCTTCCGTACCTTGTGTCCCTGGTGCTTGCCGTACTCTTTGCACACGCAGCACATGAGCGGCCCAGGCTGGCAGAGCTCCTCCTGACAGACGAACTCGATGGCGTGGACCTGGTGCTGCGGGCATAGTGTCTTCTCGTGGGGCTTGTCTGCCAGGGGTACCTGCCGGTGCTTGGCCAGGGTGCGGGTGGAGTGGGTGAGCTGGGAGCAGTCGGCACACAGGTGGGTGGCACACACCGTGCAGTACATAGACGCCGTGTGGCTCTCGTCCTCGTCACAGCGGATTATTGACTGGAGGGGAGAACATACGATAGTGTTACATTTCATGTGTCGTTGTCATTAAGTAAGTGTCCTTGAGAATTAGATGGATGCATGTTAAAGAACTAGGCAGATCAAAGCCAATTCCCATAGCGTAGCTTTAACCTATCCTTTCTGTGTTTTCAGATAATTGCAGATGAAAGATAGGAACCCAGGGTGGGGGTAACTACTGCCTACCTCAAGATGGGAACCCAGGGTGGGGGTAACTACTGCCTACCTCAAGATGGGAACCCAGGGTGGGGGTAACTACTGCCTACCTCAAGATGGGAACCCAGGGTGGGGGTAACTACTGCCTACCTCAAGATGGGAACCCAGGGTGGGGGTAACTACTGCCTACCTCAAGATGGGAACCCAGGGTGGGGGTAACTACTGCCTACCTCAAGATGGGAACCCAGGGTGGGGGTAACTACTGCCTACCTCAAGATGGGAACCCAGGGTGGGGATAACTACTGCCTACCTCTCCCATGCCTGTTAGGGCATCTTCTGCCATGCTCAACTGGCTGGACGCTCCATTCTGCAGCCTCTCCAGAAGCTCCAGCAGGGCAAAGTTCTTCTTCAGACCCCACACACCAGAGTCCCCTGGGAGACACAGTCAATAAAAAATGAATCAAATCATTCACACATTTCCCAGAGGCGATGGACAAGTAAAcacgttttttttgtttgttgttttttgacctttatttaactagtcagttaagaacaaattcttattttcaatgacggcctagtgggttaactgcctgttcaggggcagaacggcagatttgtaccttgtcagctcggggatttgaacttgcaaccttccggttactagtctatcgctctaaccactaggctaccctgccgccccagtgagATGTTAGACCTTATATTGTGATGGATGTTACATCACGCTCACTGACACAGGAACACAAAAGGCCTGTATAGAAACTAAATCCTACGGAACTCACCCAGCTCTGTGACCTGTCTGTCGAAAGGGCAGCGGATGGCTCTACCATGCAGGGGTAGCCGGGTCAGACAGTCATGACAGACTGTGTGACCACAGAGCAGCAGCCGGGGGACCTTGTCCCCTTGGAGAGAGAAGACATCTTCACACACCCCACACTCCAACACCtggggacaacaacacacatacAGGTCGCGTCAACCACACACGTAGGTTGAGTTTACTTAGATGGACCCCTTGTCATTGCATATCAATTCAAAATGGACTTATTTCTGCATGGACTGAGATGGTGTCTGTGTCATGTTTCCTGTAGGCAAATTCATCTGGATTCTCATGGAACTCATTTGGTTAGTGTAGTGTTGACGAAAAGTCACACAGCTAACTACACATGGTGGTTTGTTATTAAAGTGCGTAGCTAGCTAGTGCGACAACACTAGCCTGCCTGCGAAATCTCCATTTCATTGAAGTTGTCATGCAAAACCGCACAACTTTATGAAGGTGTTAAATTTGTTTTGAGGGTGATTCCTGACACAGCTAGTGACTTTTCAGATGGTACACAATGTTCTACACAAAGAAGTAGCAAGTTAACAAATGTTAGACTGTGTAGACTggggcggcagcatagcctagtgcgttgtactagtaaccggaaggttgcaagttcaaacccctgagctgacaaggtacacatctgtcgttctgcccctgaacaggcagttaacccactgttcctaggccgtcattgaaaataagaatttgttcttaactgatcttgcctagtaaaataaaggtaaaataaaaataaataaaaaggtatCAGCCAGCGGATTAGCGCGATAACGTTAGCATGCTATGCTGCTAATGAGAGGTGGAGTTAGCTGATGCAGTTGCATGGTTGATACAAAAAGCTGTGATCATGGCACTTAACCCAGATGGTGATTCTGTCTGTAATCTTGTGGATTGCATGTCTATTGTctacgcagacacacacaaaaattCAGGCCGATCGGCAATGGGTTTACGGCCCGGCCGCAGAATTGAGAGTTCCCCCGATCCGAGCGCCCTGGTCGGTAATTTGAGCAAACGGCGTATCGCCTTCAAACGTTGTTTATATTCTTATTTAGACGTGCAAGTATTCAACCAACCTTCACGGTGCTGCTTGTGGCCCCCCTGACGTGCCGAACACAGACATCCATCGTTGCTGCGGTCCCCTGCTTGTTTACACCCACAGCAGCGGCCATCCTAGACCTAGGACTAAACCATTTACACAGTTAGTGTGGATTCGAAAATGCATATGCCGAATATCTGTAGGCCACAAATTTAATTTGACAAAATAGAACTATAAAATGTAACTTTGGTGCTTATTTTGTGTTGGATCGATAATAATTAGAAAATACGtttcagatatatatatatatacaaaaaatgtAAGCTACAATGAAACTGGCGACTATCCATGACCCCTTATATGGACATGGAAGAGTCCGTTAGCTGTTCGCGTTGGTTCTGAGGTTTTTAGATTTTAACGCCCTCTTGCGTTTTTCTGCAACACTTTCCTTTTTTGTATAACTGTGACGTAATTATTCCGCGCCTATGTTTTGAACAAACACGAATGACAACCGTCAGGGCAAACAGCCTGATCATTCCCCCTAAATAAGTACCAAACTAATTCAATAACCTCTACCCCCACTTAGTGCTGAGGTAAGACGCTTTTCATGTGCAATAATGTTATCAGAGTTGAGGTATTGGCAAGCGGACGCCGCGCATTCCCACGAGTGGATGCACGGCGCCGTATAGGGCTAAGTTAGTTCGATAGCGACGTTAGCTACGTTTCGTAGCCACATTCACAATTCTTGCCAAACAAATATAGATTGCTAGCTAGCTGACGAAGTTGCTAAAATTACATTGAAATGTTGTATGGTACTAGAGACGTGCATACCACCAATGAGTGGACTCatcaaaaaaatgtaaacaatggagaaaatgcatgacatttttgttgttgttgattgaatTGCTAATGAGATGCCTTCATACtgatctcctccctctctcttggcCCCCAGGTGACTGAAGTGACCCGTCATGTCTCACTCTCAGCAGCAGTCCGCCCCCGGGCCCCTCCCCACGGCCCCAGACTCCCCTGCCATGGGCGTGACGGTCAGCGGCAATGTCACCAAGTATgccatgaagaagaagaagatccTCAACGCCGAGGAGAGTGAGCTATTTGAGTTGACGCAGGCCGCAGGCATCGCCATGGACCAGGAGGTCTTCAAGTAGGTCTGAGAGGaggcatctcaatagtctaacttgtcgagagagagagagagtgtacacTGTATTCTTAGTTTAATCCTTGTCCTCTCCTGTAGGATCATTGTGGACCTGTTGAAGATGAACGTagctccactggctgtgttccagaCCCTGAAGGCCATGTGTGCTGGCCAGAGGATAGCTGACACCTCCATGGGAGACTCCTCCACTGCCTCCTaccccaacaccaccactaccaccacagcCCCCACAGAACCCAGAGGTCAGTAGGGTCTGGATCAGGTGGTGAGAGAGCTAAAGAGGGGTTGTGGTTTTCTGTTCCGCAAAACAATACTGCTTTCTCATTGGTAGCCCAGACAGACTATAGCTCATTGTTTCCTCTACATAACAGTACATGTCTCTCGggtagggacagacagggaagagCGTTAATGTTTCTATAGCCTCAGAAGTTATGTTAGAAATCCTTGGGAATTTCCCTTTATGAAGATGATAAAAAAAAAGGGTGGAATGTGGTAGAAACTagtgtagaaactagtgttacgtTTTCCACTTATCAAACCAATTAAATATTTAGCGTGGATGGTGCTCCAAACAGAAGTTGTTTCTGAAAAATGTTCAGACTTGCAACCTAGATTCAAAACTAACGTTGTATAGCTTACTAAAATGTTGTCTGACGAGGTAGGAAAAGCGAGACACAATGAAATACCTCTCCTGAAGGGAAATGTAATTTCTACTCAAAGCCAATCAAATGTGAGCGTTGAATGCCAGCGCTCCCATTGTAATGCAAAAACCAATACTAAAGTTCTCCAGACTTCCGCTAGTTTAGTCAACAAGATTTGGAAGGAGAGCCACGGGAG
This window contains:
- the mzt2b gene encoding mitotic-spindle organizing protein 2 isoform X2 — translated: MSHSQQQSAPGPLPTAPDSPAMGVTVSGNVTKYAMKKKKILNAEESELFELTQAAGIAMDQEVFKIIVDLLKMNVAPLAVFQTLKAMCAGQRIADTSMGDSSTASYPNTTTTTTAPTEPRVRSKTGAGHGEKSREGSGQRVPRQPSATRGQKTTKSSGSSSSSSQVTPTTTN
- the mzt2b gene encoding mitotic-spindle organizing protein 2 isoform X1 encodes the protein MSHSQQQSAPGPLPTAPDSPAMGVTVSGNVTKYAMKKKKILNAEESELFELTQAAGIAMDQEVFKIIVDLLKMNVAPLAVFQTLKAMCAGQRIADTSMGDSSTASYPNTTTTTTAPTEPREEDSVVSGTKSFKPPAPPPASSSTSSSAGPRPTRVNSKMVYDTSSPHSQVRSKTGAGHGEKSREGSGQRVPRQPSATRGQKTTKSSGSSSSSSQVTPTTTN
- the LOC118375853 gene encoding E3 ubiquitin-protein ligase TRIM23 isoform X1, with the translated sequence MAAAVGVNKQGTAATMDVCVRHVRGATSSTVKVLECGVCEDVFSLQGDKVPRLLLCGHTVCHDCLTRLPLHGRAIRCPFDRQVTELGDSGVWGLKKNFALLELLERLQNGASSQLSMAEDALTGMGESIIRCDEDESHTASMYCTVCATHLCADCSQLTHSTRTLAKHRQVPLADKPHEKTLCPQHQVHAIEFVCQEELCQPGPLMCCVCKEYGKHQGHKHAVLEAEANQIRASILDMAHCIRTFTEEVSEYSRKLVGIVQQIEGGERIVEDGIGMAHTEHVPGTAESARSCVRAYFADLHETLCRQEEMALSVVDAHVRERLIWLRQQQEDMTILLSQVSTACLHCEKTLQQDDCRVVLAKQEINRLLETLQKQQQQFTELADHIQLDAGIPVTFTKTTLFSLFQDNRVHIGPKMEIRVVTLGLDSAGKTTILFKLKQDEFMQPIPTIGFNVETVEYKNLKFTIWDVGGKHKLRPLWKHYYLNTQAVVFVIDSCHRDRLMEAHSELAKLLTEKELRDALLLIFANKQDVPGAVSVEEMTELLSLHKLCCGRSWHIQGCDARSGMGLHEGLDWLSRQLVAAGVLDVA
- the LOC118375853 gene encoding E3 ubiquitin-protein ligase TRIM23 isoform X3, whose translation is MAEDALTGMGESIIRCDEDESHTASMYCTVCATHLCADCSQLTHSTRTLAKHRQVPLADKPHEKTLCPQHQVHAIEFVCQEELCQPGPLMCCVCKEYGKHQGHKHAVLEAEANQIRASILDMAHCIRTFTEEVSEYSRKLVGIVQQIEGGERIVEDGIGMAHTEHVPGTAESARSCVRAYFADLHETLCRQEEMALSVVDAHVRERLIWLRQQQEDMTILLSQVSTACLHCEKTLQQDDCRVVLAKQEINRLLETLQKQQQQFTELADHIQLDAGIPVTFTKTTLFSLFQDNRVHIGPKMEIRVVTLGLDSAGKTTILFKLKQDEFMQPIPTIGFNVETVEYKNLKFTIWDVGGKHKLRPLWKHYYLNTQAVVFVIDSCHRDRLMEAHSELAKLLTEKELRDALLLIFANKQDVPGAVSVEEMTELLSLHKLCCGRSWHIQGCDARSGMGLHEGLDWLSRQLVAAGVLDVA
- the LOC118375853 gene encoding E3 ubiquitin-protein ligase TRIM23 isoform X2 produces the protein MAAAVGVNKQGTAATMDVCVRHVRGATSSTVKVLECGVCEDVFSLQGDKVPRLLLCGHTVCHDCLTRLPLHGRAIRCPFDRQVTELGDSGVWGLKKNFALLELLERLQNGASSQLSMAEDALTGMGESIIRCDEDESHTASMYCTVCATHLCADCSQLTHSTRTLAKHRQVPLADKPHEKTLCPQHQVHAIEFVCQEELCQPGPLMCCVCKEYGKHQGHKHAVLEAEANQIRASILDMAHCIRTFTEEVSEYSRKLVGIVQQIEGGERIVEDGIGMAHTEHVPGTAESARSCVRAYFADLHETLCRQEEMALSVVDAHVRERLIWLRQQQEDMTILLSQVSTACLHCEKTLQQDDCRVVLAKQEINRLLETLQKQQQQFTELADHIQLDAGIPVTFTKDNRVHIGPKMEIRVVTLGLDSAGKTTILFKLKQDEFMQPIPTIGFNVETVEYKNLKFTIWDVGGKHKLRPLWKHYYLNTQAVVFVIDSCHRDRLMEAHSELAKLLTEKELRDALLLIFANKQDVPGAVSVEEMTELLSLHKLCCGRSWHIQGCDARSGMGLHEGLDWLSRQLVAAGVLDVA